A single window of Terriglobia bacterium DNA harbors:
- a CDS encoding acetate kinase yields MKVLVLNCGSSSVKYQLVETTLDMIKENSDRAIARGSVERIGTSSAIHTYRPEGAEKTSEVKEILEHRVAIADIIRTLTLPGKGVLEDAREIDAVGHRMVHGGEKFARSVLVNDDVIREIEECSELAPLHNPHNLRGYYAARQILPEVPHAAVFDTAYHQTMPPVAYVYGLPYVLYVRHAVRRYGFHGTSHRFVGWRSQAILGRPREETRLITCHLGNGASVCAIDHGRSVDTSMGFTPLEGLLMGSRCGDLDPAVLFYIMHKEDLTEYQLTTMLNKHSGLYGVSGVSNDMRDILAEEAKGNERARLAADMFCYRLRKYIGAYAAVMGGADAVIFTGGIGENAAAIRERALKGLAFAGILLDPERNAATVGGNEGEISPAGAHVKVLVIPTNEELIIARDALRLIEGVL; encoded by the coding sequence ATGAAAGTCCTCGTCCTCAACTGCGGTTCGTCCTCCGTCAAGTACCAGCTGGTCGAGACCACGCTGGACATGATCAAGGAGAATTCCGACCGCGCGATCGCCCGCGGCTCGGTGGAGCGGATCGGGACGTCGAGCGCGATCCACACCTACCGGCCCGAGGGGGCGGAGAAGACGTCGGAGGTCAAGGAGATCCTGGAGCACCGGGTCGCCATCGCCGACATCATCCGGACGCTGACGCTCCCGGGGAAGGGGGTGCTCGAGGACGCCCGGGAGATCGACGCGGTCGGCCACCGGATGGTCCACGGCGGCGAGAAGTTCGCCCGGTCGGTCCTGGTCAACGACGACGTGATCCGCGAGATCGAGGAGTGCTCGGAGCTGGCGCCGCTCCACAACCCGCACAACCTCCGAGGGTATTACGCCGCGAGGCAGATCCTGCCCGAGGTGCCGCACGCGGCGGTGTTCGACACCGCGTACCACCAGACGATGCCGCCCGTGGCCTACGTCTACGGGCTGCCGTACGTCCTCTACGTCCGGCACGCGGTCCGGCGGTACGGCTTCCATGGGACGTCGCACCGCTTCGTCGGCTGGCGCTCCCAGGCGATCCTCGGACGGCCCCGCGAGGAGACCCGGCTGATCACCTGCCACCTCGGGAACGGAGCGAGCGTCTGCGCCATCGACCACGGCCGATCGGTGGACACCTCGATGGGATTCACCCCCCTCGAGGGGCTGCTCATGGGCAGTCGCTGCGGCGACCTGGACCCTGCGGTGCTCTTCTACATCATGCACAAGGAGGACCTGACCGAGTACCAGCTCACGACCATGCTGAACAAGCACTCGGGGCTGTACGGGGTCTCCGGGGTGTCGAACGACATGCGGGACATCCTGGCGGAGGAGGCCAAGGGGAACGAGCGGGCCCGCCTCGCCGCGGACATGTTCTGCTACAGACTCCGCAAGTACATCGGCGCGTACGCCGCGGTCATGGGCGGGGCCGACGCCGTGATCTTCACCGGCGGGATCGGCGAGAACGCCGCGGCGATCCGGGAGCGCGCCCTCAAGGGGCTGGCTTTCGCCGGGATCCTGCTCGATCCGGAGCGGAACGCGGCGACCGTGGGGGGGAACGAAGGGGAGATCTCCCCGGCGGGCGCGCACGTGAAGGTGCTCGTGATCCCGACCAACGAGGAGCTGATCATCGCCCGCGACGCGCTCCGGCTGATCGAGGGCGTGCTGTAA